From a single Lewinella sp. LCG006 genomic region:
- a CDS encoding toxin-antitoxin system YwqK family antitoxin, producing MKYYPILLLLLAILHGIDAQTDTVILAENREQLVQMVRDLEDDPRYAVSVTVFTGEVNPAGDPDGRWIYYEDLDKKLKIYEGEYVDGLKEGVWLRYTNNYWGSKLSAQENWRNDKLLEYASFYDTHKPSIHFKSKYGVDEEAALAMYVLEQIGHGLMYYLPQSPDEIRVQILDIIVSILLDAGLPQAEIAFWNHEEQLSREYLIENNELVQQIHYQYSFSKIEQKQVFINKLLHSTEVYDLQYYEKRYVRTYYPNGEVMEEGDLLIEEDRKTGLWKGYYENGKKKYSGVYRQGEKHGVWKHWTENGDVVEKIQYKNGMVVD from the coding sequence ATGAAATATTATCCCATTCTTTTGTTGTTACTAGCAATCCTTCATGGTATTGATGCTCAAACGGATACCGTTATTCTCGCTGAAAACCGAGAGCAATTGGTGCAGATGGTGAGAGACTTGGAGGATGATCCTCGTTATGCGGTTTCGGTAACGGTCTTCACCGGAGAAGTGAACCCCGCTGGTGATCCTGATGGCCGTTGGATTTATTATGAAGACTTGGACAAAAAGCTTAAGATCTATGAAGGTGAATATGTTGATGGTTTAAAGGAAGGAGTCTGGCTACGCTACACGAACAATTATTGGGGCAGTAAATTGTCCGCCCAGGAAAATTGGAGGAATGACAAATTGCTAGAGTATGCTTCTTTTTATGATACCCACAAGCCATCTATTCATTTTAAAAGTAAGTATGGTGTAGACGAGGAAGCCGCTTTGGCAATGTATGTTCTCGAACAAATTGGTCATGGGTTAATGTATTATTTGCCCCAAAGTCCAGATGAAATAAGGGTCCAAATTTTGGATATAATCGTTTCCATTTTACTAGATGCTGGCCTACCTCAGGCAGAAATAGCGTTCTGGAACCACGAGGAACAATTAAGCAGGGAATATCTTATTGAAAACAATGAGTTAGTGCAGCAGATTCACTATCAGTATAGTTTTTCGAAAATTGAGCAGAAGCAAGTATTTATAAATAAGCTTTTACATTCTACGGAAGTATATGATTTGCAATATTACGAAAAGCGTTACGTAAGGACTTATTATCCTAACGGAGAAGTAATGGAAGAAGGAGACTTGTTAATTGAGGAAGACCGCAAGACAGGTTTATGGAAGGGCTACTACGAAAACGGGAAAAAGAAGTATTCGGGCGTTTACCGGCAGGGAGAAAAACATGGAGTTTGGAAACATTGGACAGAGAACGGCGACGTCGTTGAGAAAATTCAATATAAAAATGGCATGGTTGTAGACTAA
- a CDS encoding toprim domain-containing protein: MNANQAKKIDLPDLLSRLGFNPIKMSKGGREVWYRSPFRNENTASFHTSFLGGKWIWKDFGDEGGNVIDFVMRYQDVDFKAALAFLRDMYQGSLFETKTKTAAKRPFPFQPEDTLDPVERDLEFIEAYPIKRQVIFEYLESVRGIPAEIAQRYLQEVSYKNKRNGKIFFAIGMQNESEGYEIRSASDRYKFKSALIHRDLSLILGRAGDGGSATVHIFEGMTDFLSLLVLKSTEQLDEDAIIMHSVSTYNKTLQTIRRRGYSTILTYFDNDKTGRDYTEKLQTDLPTFEVRPQNQTFLQHKDLNEELVARRQSSLPGLSL, from the coding sequence ATGAATGCAAACCAAGCTAAGAAGATTGACTTACCGGATTTACTCTCGCGACTGGGATTCAACCCAATCAAAATGAGTAAAGGGGGCAGGGAGGTCTGGTATCGCTCTCCGTTTCGGAATGAAAATACAGCGTCCTTTCATACCTCGTTTCTTGGCGGAAAGTGGATCTGGAAAGACTTTGGTGATGAAGGCGGTAATGTCATTGATTTTGTGATGCGTTATCAGGATGTCGATTTTAAAGCGGCTTTGGCTTTCTTGCGTGATATGTATCAAGGCAGTCTCTTTGAAACAAAGACGAAAACAGCAGCTAAAAGACCTTTTCCTTTTCAACCGGAAGACACGCTTGATCCCGTCGAAAGGGATCTAGAATTTATAGAAGCATATCCCATCAAACGGCAGGTGATCTTCGAGTATCTCGAATCCGTACGCGGTATTCCGGCTGAGATAGCACAGCGGTATCTGCAAGAGGTGAGCTATAAGAATAAACGAAACGGGAAAATCTTCTTTGCCATTGGTATGCAAAACGAAAGCGAAGGGTATGAAATCCGTTCCGCTTCGGATCGCTATAAGTTCAAATCGGCTTTGATCCACCGAGACCTAAGCCTTATTTTGGGGCGAGCAGGGGACGGAGGCAGTGCTACCGTTCACATCTTTGAAGGAATGACGGACTTTCTATCGCTGCTTGTTCTTAAAAGCACTGAACAGCTTGATGAGGATGCCATCATTATGCACTCGGTATCCACGTACAACAAAACGCTCCAGACCATTCGGAGGAGGGGATATTCAACGATCCTTACCTATTTTGATAATGACAAGACAGGCAGGGACTACACCGAAAAACTTCAGACCGACCTTCCTACCTTTGAAGTGCGCCCTCAGAACCAAACCTTCCTGCAACACAAAGACCTTAACGAAGAATTGGTGGCTCGCAGGCAATCATCCTTACCCGGACTGTCCTTGTGA
- a CDS encoding group I intron-associated PD-(D/E)XK endonuclease — protein MKKHHTKSLGDLGILKAQLDLFEKGFIVAIPQTEHAPFDLMIHKGGVSRTVQVKARSVDSRGNLNINFSSTYSDSKRMHNVAVDKKYIDIYCVYCPDTDKCYYFDPNQFNKSVCLRVEIPKNNQRQNVNFADDYCQVP, from the coding sequence ATGAAAAAGCATCATACAAAATCACTTGGAGATTTAGGCATTTTGAAGGCTCAGCTTGATTTATTTGAAAAAGGGTTCATTGTTGCTATACCGCAAACCGAACATGCACCATTTGATTTAATGATCCATAAAGGAGGAGTTAGTCGGACGGTTCAGGTCAAAGCGCGTTCAGTTGATAGTAGAGGTAATCTCAATATCAACTTTAGTAGTACTTATAGCGACTCGAAGCGTATGCATAATGTAGCCGTGGACAAGAAATACATAGATATCTATTGTGTTTATTGCCCGGATACTGATAAGTGCTATTACTTCGATCCTAATCAATTTAATAAATCAGTTTGCTTGAGGGTAGAAATCCCAAAGAATAACCAGCGACAAAATGTAAATTTTGCCGATGATTATTGCCAGGTTCCGTAG
- a CDS encoding thiamine pyrophosphate-dependent enzyme, with translation MNVSEQLLDILAQEGVKQIFGVAGDALNPLVSAIGKREDISWIRVNHEENGAYAAFAQGELTGNFGVCASTVGPGALHLINGLYNAKKERSPVIAITGQIPVEHLGTNYHQEVDLEKIYDDVCEYQAIIRSPEEAPRVILRAIRIAINESAVCRIELPADIAAMPAANTDFVHQVFRSKSVMVPPKEQLKQIAQVLNEATTVGILAGAGCRNAKAEVLELAKRLKAPITHSLRASDIFDHQTPQVVGLSGLIGNPSGYQAVMDSEVLLMLGTDFPYTKFLPENTKTIQIDVRAENIGNRTSVDYGLHADLKSAATALIPLINPKQEDDFLRKLEDQFQRWLEDRRNEADAERDLEPLHPQIFTQQISDQASDDAIFVIETGAAAIWASNFMSFHGERRMIGSFNHGSMGVGLPGAIGAQFAYPEREVWAIVGDGAFNMTLQDFMTAVTYELPIKILVLNNSQLGFVKIEMEEAGLMPNLDALKVNNFDFAAFSELCGGKGIKVAHAKDIAGAIAQAKASKGPFVINAIVNSGELALPPKIGWEEASGFGLSKAKEVIAALSGNKSQWQNLKKEVEAFFD, from the coding sequence ATGAACGTTTCTGAACAACTCCTCGATATTTTAGCCCAGGAGGGCGTAAAACAAATTTTTGGTGTAGCCGGTGATGCCCTCAATCCTTTGGTTTCGGCCATTGGTAAAAGAGAAGACATCAGCTGGATCAGAGTCAACCACGAAGAAAATGGTGCCTACGCGGCCTTTGCCCAAGGAGAGCTGACGGGTAATTTTGGCGTCTGTGCGAGTACCGTGGGGCCGGGTGCCCTGCATTTGATCAATGGCCTTTATAATGCCAAAAAGGAACGCAGTCCTGTTATTGCAATTACCGGACAAATCCCCGTAGAACACCTTGGCACCAATTATCATCAGGAAGTAGATCTCGAGAAGATTTATGATGACGTTTGTGAATACCAGGCCATCATTCGCTCACCAGAGGAAGCGCCCCGTGTTATCTTGCGGGCCATCCGAATAGCGATTAACGAATCAGCGGTATGCCGGATTGAGTTGCCAGCTGACATTGCCGCGATGCCCGCAGCCAATACCGATTTTGTTCACCAGGTATTTCGTTCCAAATCAGTGATGGTGCCACCAAAAGAGCAGCTGAAACAAATTGCCCAAGTATTAAACGAAGCTACTACCGTTGGCATTCTTGCTGGCGCTGGTTGCCGCAATGCGAAAGCAGAAGTACTGGAACTCGCAAAACGCCTAAAAGCCCCCATTACACACAGTCTGAGAGCATCCGATATTTTTGATCACCAAACGCCTCAAGTGGTCGGCCTGTCCGGGTTAATTGGCAATCCCTCTGGTTATCAAGCCGTCATGGATAGTGAGGTATTGTTGATGTTGGGAACCGATTTTCCTTATACCAAATTCCTTCCGGAGAATACGAAGACCATACAAATTGATGTTCGGGCGGAAAACATTGGTAACCGAACGTCGGTAGATTATGGATTGCACGCTGATTTGAAATCGGCAGCAACGGCCTTGATTCCGCTGATCAACCCCAAGCAAGAAGATGATTTCCTGCGCAAGCTAGAAGATCAATTCCAACGGTGGCTGGAAGACCGTCGCAATGAAGCAGACGCTGAACGCGACTTGGAACCGCTACACCCACAAATTTTCACCCAACAAATCAGCGACCAGGCAAGCGACGATGCCATTTTCGTCATTGAAACCGGAGCGGCGGCCATCTGGGCTTCCAACTTTATGTCTTTCCACGGCGAACGCCGTATGATAGGCTCTTTCAATCACGGCTCCATGGGGGTTGGCCTGCCCGGAGCCATCGGTGCTCAATTTGCCTATCCTGAACGTGAAGTTTGGGCCATTGTCGGAGATGGTGCTTTCAATATGACCCTACAAGACTTTATGACGGCGGTCACCTACGAATTACCCATCAAGATTTTGGTCCTCAACAATTCACAGTTAGGGTTTGTGAAAATAGAAATGGAGGAAGCTGGCTTGATGCCGAATCTGGATGCCCTGAAAGTCAATAATTTTGATTTTGCCGCTTTCTCGGAACTCTGCGGAGGAAAAGGCATCAAAGTAGCGCATGCCAAAGATATTGCCGGAGCCATTGCTCAGGCCAAAGCTAGCAAAGGCCCCTTCGTGATCAATGCCATTGTCAACAGTGGAGAACTTGCCTTGCCGCCCAAGATTGGCTGGGAAGAAGCCAGTGGCTTTGGGCTTTCGAAAGCCAAAGAAGTCATTGCCGCCCTAAGCGGAAACAAGTCCCAATGGCAAAACTTAAAAAAGGAAGTAGAAGCATTTTTTGACTAA
- a CDS encoding helix-turn-helix domain-containing protein yields the protein MSDLEANIKIVLNSESVSSLMMKLAELLREKHGETQKKWIDSKEAMALLGVSKNTLQKLRDNRAIRVSKPPDIEKYYYDRDSILDYLDQHAVNTD from the coding sequence GTGTCTGATCTCGAAGCAAATATCAAGATCGTCCTAAATTCTGAGTCCGTTTCATCGCTGATGATGAAACTGGCCGAGCTATTGAGAGAAAAACATGGGGAAACACAGAAGAAATGGATTGATAGTAAAGAAGCCATGGCTCTATTAGGCGTCAGTAAGAATACCTTGCAGAAACTTCGCGATAATCGAGCGATCCGCGTATCTAAACCACCTGATATAGAAAAGTACTATTATGATCGAGATTCCATTCTCGATTATTTGGATCAACACGCTGTAAATACGGACTGA
- the gltB gene encoding glutamate synthase large subunit produces the protein MQEQLTDQNLADDLQQQSLYCPELESDACGTGLIANLSGIPTHDLIKDALTMLMNMEHRGACGCEPNSGDGAGILIQLPHDFLVDKCQENGFTLPEFGKYGVGMVFFPGDKILSDQCRFLFDDYIDELGLELLGYRKVTTDHEEVGPTSRTTEPRMEQVFVKPKTEMTPDALERRLFVLRKYATHNIHQTYAATKDQFYLASFSYKTIVYKGQLTTWQLRPYFPDLQDIRCKSAIALIHSRFSTNTVPKWKLAQPFRMIAHNGEINTVRGNLNWWRSKESLLESIKFSQEEMDKLLPVCGEQLSDSGNFDNVLEFLVLNGFSLPHALMMMIPEAWQNDELMPDHKKAFYEYHRTMMEPWDGPASICFTDGILVGATLDRNGLRPSRYCLTDDDRLIVASEAGALVIDQSKVVMKGRLQPGRILIADLKEHRIIGDQELKDTICRRLPYREWLDANRITLKDLPLEERPGTSLHKDTLFRLQQLHGITKEDLKVIIEPMISKGQDPIGSMGADIPLACLSHQSQHLSNYFKQLFAQVTNPPIDPIRERSVMSLYAMLGGEDNILDVKPERARYIHLDHPLLTNDDLGRIKQLHHPHYKTGTINAIFKIGGQSGRLRAAVDHICAMAEDLVRNGHGILVISDRQADAFHAPIPSLLSVGAIHHHLVRLGLRSQTSLVVETGDARETHHFATLIGYGASAVNPYLTYATISDLYHKGAFGKEKPRDYYIEVYNKAIGKGLLKIMSKIGVSTLQSYQGAQIFEALGIHREVVDHCFTGTISRIQGVGFDGIARESLVRHDLAYPKQALPNPQLEVGGVYQWKRRGEEHTFNPKSIHYLQLAARTNDYEAYKKYAAEINHQTEKALTLRGLLAFRKGDPIPIEQVEPVEAIMKRFATGAMSFGSISWEAHTTLAIAMNRIGGRSNSGEGGEDEVRFQMDEHGDSMNSATKQVASGRFGVTSYYLSQANELQIKMAQGAKPGEGGQLPGGKVDDWIGRVRHSTPGVGLISPPPHHDIYSIEDLAQLIFDLKNANRDARINVKLVSKAGVGIIASGVAKAHADAILISGYDGGTGASPLSSIRHAGLPWELGLAESHQTLVKNKLRDRVTLQTDGQLRTGRDLAIATLLGAEEWGVATAALVVEGCIMMRKCHVNTCPVGIATQDTELRKRFTGKPEHVINFFRFLAQDLREIMAELGFRAINDMVGHVERLKVNREVSYWKYRDLDLTPLLYKEAVGEEVGQYKKVVQDHGIDQILDRQLIAHAQPALLAAQHVKTTFAIKNTDRAVGTMLSYEISKYWKGDGLPDACIQYRFRGSAGQSFGAFGARGIEFVLEGEANDYFGKGLSGGRLIVVPDREAKFDPAKNIIIGNVAFYGATDGEAYIKGLAGERFAVRNSGVKTVVEGIGDHGCEYMTGGLVVNLGETGKNFAAGMSGGMAYVYDPRKDFAERLNAEMVELEPLGKDDEMLLRQMLRNHFAYTSSKTALEMLNNWEATLKVFTKVMPSDYKAVLERKQEKPAIDVKMAPTA, from the coding sequence ATGCAAGAACAACTAACTGACCAAAACCTAGCTGACGATCTTCAGCAGCAAAGTTTATACTGCCCCGAATTAGAATCTGATGCCTGTGGTACCGGCCTCATTGCCAATCTCAGTGGCATTCCTACGCATGATTTGATTAAAGATGCCCTGACCATGCTAATGAACATGGAGCACCGAGGGGCTTGTGGCTGTGAACCCAATTCTGGTGACGGAGCAGGAATTCTGATTCAATTGCCCCACGATTTTTTGGTAGACAAGTGCCAGGAAAATGGCTTCACCCTCCCCGAGTTTGGAAAATATGGGGTAGGTATGGTCTTTTTTCCGGGTGATAAAATTTTGAGTGATCAGTGTCGCTTCTTATTTGATGATTATATTGATGAGCTGGGTTTAGAACTTTTAGGTTACCGTAAGGTCACTACCGACCACGAAGAGGTAGGGCCTACTTCCCGCACTACGGAGCCACGAATGGAGCAAGTCTTTGTGAAGCCCAAAACAGAGATGACTCCCGATGCGCTAGAACGCCGCCTTTTTGTTTTGCGGAAATATGCTACCCACAACATTCATCAAACTTACGCGGCTACCAAAGACCAGTTTTACCTGGCTTCTTTTTCCTACAAAACCATCGTCTACAAAGGACAATTGACGACCTGGCAATTACGCCCTTATTTTCCTGATTTACAGGATATTCGCTGCAAATCCGCGATTGCTTTGATCCACTCTCGTTTTTCTACCAATACGGTACCCAAGTGGAAACTGGCTCAGCCCTTTCGCATGATCGCCCACAACGGAGAGATCAATACCGTACGTGGCAACCTGAACTGGTGGCGGAGCAAAGAAAGCTTGCTGGAGTCGATCAAGTTCTCACAGGAAGAGATGGATAAATTGCTACCTGTCTGCGGTGAGCAGCTTTCAGATTCTGGTAATTTTGACAATGTTCTTGAATTTTTGGTCCTCAATGGCTTCAGTCTGCCGCACGCTTTGATGATGATGATCCCCGAGGCCTGGCAGAATGATGAACTGATGCCAGATCACAAGAAGGCCTTTTATGAATACCATCGTACCATGATGGAACCTTGGGATGGGCCCGCCAGCATCTGCTTTACGGATGGTATCCTGGTAGGAGCGACCCTTGATCGCAATGGTCTGCGGCCCTCTCGCTACTGCCTCACCGATGATGATCGATTGATCGTTGCTTCCGAAGCGGGTGCATTGGTTATCGACCAATCCAAGGTGGTGATGAAAGGTCGCTTACAGCCTGGGCGTATCTTGATTGCCGACTTAAAGGAGCACCGGATCATTGGTGATCAGGAATTGAAAGACACCATCTGCCGCCGTTTGCCCTATAGGGAATGGCTGGATGCAAATCGGATCACCCTCAAAGACTTACCGCTAGAAGAACGCCCAGGGACTTCCCTGCACAAGGATACGCTCTTCCGGCTTCAGCAACTGCACGGCATCACCAAGGAAGACCTGAAGGTGATTATTGAGCCGATGATTTCCAAGGGGCAAGACCCAATTGGGTCCATGGGGGCTGATATTCCTCTGGCTTGCCTCTCGCACCAATCACAGCACCTTAGTAATTATTTCAAGCAGCTTTTTGCCCAGGTTACCAACCCACCCATTGACCCGATTCGGGAACGTTCGGTGATGTCGCTCTACGCGATGTTGGGTGGGGAAGACAATATCCTGGATGTAAAACCGGAAAGGGCGCGCTATATTCACCTCGATCATCCGTTGTTGACCAATGACGATTTGGGGCGGATCAAGCAGCTGCACCACCCGCATTACAAGACGGGCACCATCAACGCTATCTTTAAAATTGGTGGGCAGTCGGGCCGCTTGCGTGCTGCGGTGGATCACATCTGCGCCATGGCGGAGGACCTCGTTCGTAATGGCCACGGCATCTTGGTGATCAGCGACCGTCAGGCGGATGCCTTTCATGCGCCCATCCCGAGTTTGCTGTCGGTAGGTGCTATTCACCATCATCTGGTACGTCTTGGCTTGCGTTCTCAGACCTCCCTGGTGGTAGAAACGGGCGATGCTCGGGAGACGCATCATTTTGCTACCCTTATTGGTTACGGAGCCAGCGCTGTCAATCCTTATTTGACTTACGCTACGATCTCCGATTTGTACCACAAGGGAGCTTTCGGGAAAGAAAAACCTCGCGATTATTACATTGAAGTATACAATAAGGCGATCGGCAAAGGCTTGCTAAAGATCATGTCAAAAATTGGCGTTTCTACTTTGCAATCTTACCAAGGGGCACAGATCTTCGAAGCCTTGGGGATTCACCGCGAGGTGGTAGATCATTGTTTTACGGGCACCATCAGCCGTATCCAGGGGGTTGGTTTTGATGGGATTGCTCGTGAAAGTCTGGTACGCCATGATTTGGCTTACCCGAAACAGGCACTCCCTAATCCGCAGTTGGAGGTAGGTGGCGTTTACCAGTGGAAACGAAGAGGGGAGGAGCATACTTTCAATCCCAAGAGTATTCATTACCTCCAGTTGGCCGCTCGTACCAATGACTATGAGGCATATAAAAAGTACGCCGCTGAAATCAATCACCAAACGGAGAAAGCACTTACCCTTCGCGGCTTGTTGGCTTTCCGTAAAGGAGACCCTATTCCAATAGAGCAGGTGGAACCCGTAGAGGCGATCATGAAGCGTTTTGCGACTGGAGCGATGTCTTTTGGTTCGATTTCCTGGGAGGCACACACCACCTTGGCGATTGCGATGAACCGCATTGGTGGTCGCAGCAATTCCGGAGAAGGTGGAGAAGATGAAGTGCGCTTCCAGATGGATGAGCATGGCGATAGCATGAATTCGGCTACCAAGCAGGTCGCTTCGGGGCGTTTTGGGGTCACGAGCTATTACTTGAGCCAAGCCAATGAATTGCAGATTAAAATGGCGCAAGGCGCTAAACCCGGAGAAGGAGGGCAATTACCCGGCGGAAAAGTTGACGACTGGATCGGTCGGGTACGACATTCTACGCCTGGCGTAGGTTTGATTTCGCCACCGCCTCACCACGATATTTATTCCATCGAAGATTTAGCACAGCTGATTTTTGATTTAAAGAATGCCAACCGGGATGCTCGCATCAATGTAAAATTGGTTTCCAAAGCAGGGGTGGGTATTATCGCCAGTGGTGTAGCTAAAGCCCACGCCGATGCTATTCTTATTTCTGGTTATGATGGAGGAACCGGGGCATCACCACTGTCCTCCATTCGTCACGCTGGCCTTCCGTGGGAGCTTGGTTTGGCGGAAAGCCACCAGACCCTGGTAAAAAATAAACTTCGTGATCGGGTGACCCTCCAAACGGATGGTCAGTTGCGCACTGGGCGGGATTTGGCTATCGCCACCTTGCTTGGCGCAGAAGAATGGGGTGTTGCTACTGCGGCATTGGTCGTAGAAGGGTGCATCATGATGCGCAAATGCCACGTAAATACTTGCCCGGTAGGTATTGCGACCCAGGATACAGAACTGCGTAAGCGATTTACCGGTAAACCGGAACACGTGATCAATTTCTTCCGCTTTTTAGCACAAGACCTTCGCGAGATCATGGCGGAACTAGGCTTCCGTGCCATCAATGACATGGTGGGCCACGTAGAGCGTCTGAAAGTGAATCGGGAAGTAAGCTACTGGAAATACCGGGATTTGGATCTTACCCCTTTACTGTACAAGGAAGCGGTAGGAGAAGAAGTAGGGCAGTACAAGAAAGTCGTTCAGGATCATGGTATTGATCAGATTTTGGACCGCCAACTAATTGCGCACGCCCAACCGGCCTTGCTAGCTGCCCAACATGTGAAAACGACCTTTGCCATCAAAAACACCGATCGGGCAGTAGGCACGATGCTTTCTTACGAGATCAGTAAATACTGGAAAGGAGATGGTCTGCCGGATGCTTGTATCCAGTATCGTTTCCGCGGCTCAGCGGGGCAGAGTTTTGGTGCTTTTGGCGCTCGCGGGATCGAGTTTGTCCTCGAAGGAGAAGCCAATGACTACTTTGGTAAAGGACTCTCAGGCGGTCGCCTCATTGTTGTACCTGACCGGGAAGCGAAATTTGATCCGGCTAAGAACATTATCATCGGGAACGTTGCCTTTTATGGCGCTACCGACGGAGAAGCTTACATCAAAGGATTGGCCGGTGAACGTTTTGCTGTTCGAAATTCTGGTGTAAAAACGGTGGTAGAAGGTATCGGTGATCACGGTTGTGAATACATGACAGGTGGCTTGGTCGTGAACCTGGGAGAAACCGGTAAGAATTTTGCCGCAGGAATGAGTGGAGGTATGGCTTACGTTTATGATCCGAGGAAGGATTTTGCCGAAAGGCTCAATGCGGAAATGGTAGAACTGGAGCCCCTCGGGAAAGATGATGAAATGCTGCTGAGGCAGATGCTGCGCAATCATTTTGCCTACACATCCAGCAAAACAGCCCTGGAGATGCTGAATAACTGGGAAGCTACCCTCAAGGTGTTTACCAAGGTAATGCCCAGTGATTACAAAGCCGTATTGGAGCGCAAGCAGGAAAAACCAGCCATTGATGTGAAAATGGCGCCCACGGCTTAA
- a CDS encoding SDR family NAD(P)-dependent oxidoreductase, translating into MKNKTIIITGAAGEIGYATAELFAQAGANIMLVDIEEDALKAKAKSLPTDQVAYHVADVTKEKEVKAYVDATVKKFGGVDLFFNNAGIEGKVALIPDVKLEDFDQVMQVNVYGVMLGMKYVMPVISEGGAIVITSSVAGLQGTAGMLPYITSKHATIGIMRTAALEGAERNIRVNTVHPGVIDSRMMDSLEQGLGEDADAVKESFKAQVPLGRYGQEKEVAETVFFLLSNKASYTTGSTYVLDGGLMV; encoded by the coding sequence ATGAAAAATAAAACCATAATTATAACAGGTGCTGCCGGAGAAATTGGTTATGCCACAGCTGAGCTTTTTGCACAAGCTGGGGCAAATATCATGTTGGTTGACATTGAAGAAGATGCTTTAAAAGCGAAAGCAAAAAGTCTTCCTACGGATCAAGTTGCTTACCACGTAGCCGATGTTACCAAAGAAAAAGAGGTAAAAGCCTACGTAGATGCTACCGTGAAAAAATTCGGTGGTGTAGACTTATTCTTTAACAATGCAGGCATTGAAGGCAAAGTGGCCTTGATCCCCGATGTCAAATTGGAGGATTTTGACCAAGTCATGCAAGTAAATGTATACGGCGTAATGCTGGGTATGAAGTACGTCATGCCGGTGATTAGTGAAGGTGGCGCGATTGTCATCACTTCTTCCGTAGCCGGCTTGCAAGGCACTGCGGGCATGTTGCCCTACATTACCAGTAAACACGCCACGATTGGTATTATGCGTACCGCTGCGCTGGAAGGTGCCGAGCGCAATATCAGAGTAAACACCGTCCACCCTGGCGTTATTGACAGCCGGATGATGGACAGTCTAGAACAGGGCCTTGGAGAAGATGCCGATGCCGTGAAGGAAAGCTTCAAGGCACAAGTGCCACTAGGTCGCTACGGACAAGAGAAAGAAGTGGCCGAAACCGTATTTTTTCTTCTAAGCAATAAAGCCAGTTACACGACAGGCAGTACGTATGTATTAGATGGTGGGCTGATGGTTTAG